From Nocardioides sp. HDW12B, the proteins below share one genomic window:
- a CDS encoding PGPGW domain-containing protein, with product MSGKGAARRILLEVVGWTLVLVGIAALVLPGPGLLALFAGLAVLSQQYAWAERRVRPVEKAAKKAAADSVQTWPRIIASLLGVVWLVGLGIYWGIRPPAPEWWPLKDDYWLVGGWGTGGTLIGSAVIALGMIVYSFRTYRGKSEEQVAAEVEASSRG from the coding sequence ATGAGTGGCAAGGGCGCAGCGCGTCGGATCCTGCTGGAAGTCGTCGGGTGGACGTTGGTGCTCGTCGGCATCGCCGCGCTCGTGCTCCCGGGGCCCGGGCTGCTGGCCCTGTTCGCCGGTCTCGCGGTGCTCTCCCAGCAGTACGCGTGGGCCGAGCGTCGCGTCCGCCCCGTCGAGAAGGCGGCCAAGAAGGCCGCCGCCGACAGCGTGCAGACCTGGCCGCGCATCATCGCCTCGCTGCTCGGCGTCGTGTGGCTCGTCGGGCTGGGCATCTACTGGGGCATCCGCCCGCCGGCTCCGGAGTGGTGGCCGTTGAAGGACGACTACTGGCTCGTGGGCGGCTGGGGCACCGGCGGCACGCTCATCGGCTCGGCCGTCATCGCGCTGGGCATGATCGTCTACAGCTTCCGCACCTACCGCGGGAAGTCCGAGGAGCAGGTCGCCGCCGAGGTCGAGGCCTCCAGCCGCGGCTGA
- a CDS encoding lipopolysaccharide assembly protein LapA domain-containing protein, which yields MSEQQSNPASSTGASSAPAAGSPTGSTGTGTGTGTTPATPATGTTSGSRGQKDPLRGSRASGAWVFVVVLVLLLALLAVFVLQNTQDVEVSFLAWNGTAPLAATLLIATAAGLLIAVMAGSLRILQLRRRVKKESKR from the coding sequence ATGAGCGAGCAGCAGTCCAACCCCGCGTCGTCCACCGGTGCCTCGTCGGCGCCTGCCGCGGGGTCCCCGACCGGTTCCACCGGCACCGGCACAGGCACCGGCACCACGCCCGCCACGCCGGCCACCGGCACCACCTCCGGGTCCCGCGGGCAGAAGGACCCCTTGCGCGGCTCACGCGCCAGCGGCGCCTGGGTCTTCGTGGTCGTCCTTGTCCTGCTGCTCGCCCTGCTGGCCGTCTTCGTGCTGCAGAACACCCAGGACGTCGAGGTCTCGTTCCTGGCCTGGAACGGCACGGCGCCGCTCGCCGCGACGCTGCTGATCGCCACCGCCGCCGGCCTGCTGATCGCGGTGATGGCCGGGTCGCTGCGCATCCTGCAGCTGCGTCGCCGGGTGAAGAAGGAGTCGAAGCGCTGA
- a CDS encoding formate dehydrogenase accessory sulfurtransferase FdhD: protein MKLARRPGPTVRVRVREYAEGRWRSREDRLATEEPLEIRLAWPGRPAERIGVTMRTPGHDFELAAGMMAGQGVLAGTELSQVAYCTDVTLAPEEEFNVVTVTLAAPPLAPPSVRASTVLATSSACGVCGTESIDEVLTLAGRRSEAGPPGSTLLTPELLQVLPERLREHQRVFASTGGLHAAAAVDATGRLSEVREDIGRHNAMDKVIGARVLTGQDPGVPVMLVSGRIGFELVQKAAVTGIGALVAIGAPSSLAVRLAQEAGVGLVGFLSARRFVVYVDPAPTGV from the coding sequence ATGAAGCTGGCCCGCCGTCCCGGCCCCACGGTCCGCGTCCGCGTCCGGGAGTACGCCGAGGGCCGGTGGCGCTCGCGCGAGGACCGGCTGGCGACCGAGGAGCCGCTGGAGATCCGCCTGGCCTGGCCCGGACGGCCGGCCGAGCGGATCGGCGTCACCATGCGCACGCCCGGGCACGACTTCGAGCTCGCCGCCGGCATGATGGCCGGCCAGGGCGTGCTGGCGGGGACCGAGCTGTCGCAGGTCGCCTACTGCACCGACGTGACGCTGGCGCCCGAGGAGGAGTTCAACGTCGTGACCGTCACCCTGGCCGCGCCGCCCCTCGCGCCGCCCAGCGTGCGGGCCTCCACCGTGCTGGCGACCTCCTCGGCCTGCGGCGTCTGCGGCACGGAGAGCATCGACGAGGTGCTGACGCTCGCCGGGCGCCGCAGCGAGGCAGGGCCGCCGGGCTCGACGCTCCTCACCCCCGAGCTCCTGCAGGTGCTGCCGGAGCGCCTGCGCGAGCACCAGCGGGTCTTCGCCAGCACCGGCGGCCTGCACGCCGCGGCCGCCGTCGACGCCACCGGCCGGTTGAGTGAGGTCCGGGAGGACATCGGGCGCCACAACGCCATGGACAAGGTCATCGGGGCACGCGTGCTGACCGGTCAGGACCCCGGCGTGCCGGTGATGCTCGTGAGCGGACGCATCGGCTTCGAGCTGGTGCAGAAGGCGGCGGTGACCGGCATCGGGGCGCTCGTGGCCATCGGCGCGCCGTCCTCGCTCGCGGTGCGTCTGGCCCAGGAGGCGGGTGTCGGGCTGGTGGGCTTCCTCAGTGCCCGCCGGTTCGTGGTCTACGTCGACCCGGCCCCCACCGGCGTGTGA